A genomic window from Colletotrichum destructivum chromosome 7, complete sequence includes:
- a CDS encoding Putative clathrin/coatomer adaptor, adaptin-like, armadillo-like helical, AP complex subunit beta, which translates to MESIARISSLLESARELTLDAASATRSSRSTGRPLDRTQIKKLLDSRNDREVLDGLRRVLSMMYRGQKTLPFFSSVVKNVASPNIEIKKLVYIYLIHHAEQEPDLALLSINTIQKSLSDTNPQVRALALKTMSGIRVPVISQIVSLAIKKGVADMSPYVRRAAALSIPKCYRLDPTQLPQLLEYLTALLGDKQYFVAGAAVSAFLEVCPDRIDLIHPQYRALVKKVVDMDEWSQLATLRMMTYYARKCFPRRTRSVKSHEKTADLGGFYGDTAQETGEEQQVVVVDPDLALLLNGIKPLLQSRNSAVVIAVTRCYVDIGTPEYVKTAIGPLVALLRGPQDIQQVALYNIVSVCLTRPGDFAKYASHFLVRATDPAQVWELKLEILTLIFPHAPPYVKSLILNELEHFSGSTNKALVREAVRAIGRCAQTDSSTAPRCLRLLLGQITSLDGTLAAESLTVIRHLIQQDPQGHVATVVRLAKNLDSATDPHARATIIWLVGEFSGLEGEDNIAADVLRILLKDFVNEAEVAKGQILLLAAKVYLHHVNRQSENKGEDEAAVPSQDDHPVAKLWDYALLLVRYDTSYDLRDRARMYRALLSVPQLATLMLLAPKPAPQAPSPSETRKGFMLGSSTLVLAGGGGVHGLRGYEGLPNWVAEGSEPNPRLRETETPSAYGEEKSVPASQMLDSAVRAGPTKTNGLGAVVGAGAGAGVGVKTLDDWLAEEEKEEQQEAFKMDDDDDDDDEEESEEETDAEDDDEDEDDEEDEEDEEEESSDDDTN; encoded by the exons ATGGAGTCCATCGCGCGAATATCCAGTCTGCTTGAGAGCG CCCGAGAGCTTACCCTTGATGCtgcctcggcgacgcgcaGCTCCCGCAGCACCGGTCGCCCTCTCGATCGTACGCAGATTAAAAAGCTGTTGGACAGTCGAAATGACCGCGAGGTGCTTGACGGCCTTCGCCGCGTCCTCTCG ATGATGTATCGCGGCCAGAAGacgctgcccttcttctcctcggtcGTCAAGAATGTCGCATCGCCCAATATCGAGATCAAGAAGCTTGTCTACATCTACCTCATCCACCATGCCGAGCAGGAGcccgacctcgccctcctctctaTCAACACCATCCAGAAATCACTCTCCGACACAAACCCCCAAGTCCGCGCCCTTGCCCTCAAGACCATGTCCGGTATCCGGGTCCCTGTCATCAGCCAGATTGTGTCTCTCGCGATCAAGAagggcgtcgccgacatGAGTCCCTACGTGCGACGGGCTGCCGCCCTCTCCATCCCCAAGTGCTACCGCCTCGACCCAACACAGCTGCCTCAACTCCTCGAATACCTGACCgctctcctcggcgacaagcAGTACTTCGTCGCCGGTGCCGCGGTATCGGCCTTCCTCGAGGTGTGTCCCGATCGCATCGACTTGATACACCCGCAGTACCGCGCTTTGGTCAAGAAGGTTGTCGACATGGATGAGTGGAGTCAATTGGCGACGCTGCGCATGATGACATATTATGCGAGGAAATGCTTCCCGAGACGGACGCGCAGTGTCAAGAGTCACGAAAAGACAGCCGATCTGGGTGGCTTTTACGGTGACACTGCACAGGAAACAGGTGAGGAGCAGCAGGTGGTCGTCGTGGACCCGGACCTGGCTCTGCTGCTGAACGGTATCAAGCCGCTCCTCCAAAGCCGCAACTCGGCCGTCGTTATCGCCGTCACGAGGTGCTACGTCGACATCGGCACGCCCGAGTACGTCAAGACTGCCATCGGCCCTCTCGTCGCATTACTCAGAGGGCCTCAAGACATCCAGCAGGTTGCACTCTACAACATCGTCTCAGTTTGCCTTACGAGGCCGGGCGACTTTGCCAAGTACGCCAGCCACTTTCTCGTCAGAGCTACGGACCCTGCACAAGTATGGGAGCTGAAGTTGGAGATCCTGACGCTCATTTTCCCCCACGCCCCGCCTTACGTCAAGAGCCTCATTTTGAACGAGCTCGAGCACTTTTCTGGCTCAACCAACAAGGCGCTCGTCAGGGAAGCAGTGCGCGCCATCGGACGATGCGCCCAGACGGACTCGTCCACGGCCCCGAGGTGTCTGCGGCTGCTCCTAGGACAAATCACGAGTCTGGACGGAACGTTGGCGGCCGAGTCACTGACGGTCATCCGACATCTGATCCAGCAAGACCCCCAGGGACACGTTGCGACAGTCGTCCGGCTCGCCAAGAACCTCGACTCAGCAACCGACCCGCATGCGAGGGCAACCATCATCTGGCTGGTGGGCGAATTTTCAGGCCTCGAAGGCGAGGACAACATCGCAGCGGATGTGCTGCGAATCCTCCTCAAGGACTTTGTGAACGAAGCAGAGGTGGCCAAGGGGcagatcctcctcctcgccgccaaggtcTACCTTCACCACGTGAACCGCCAGAGCGAAAATAAGGGGGAAGACGAAGCGGCGGTGCCCAGTCAGGACGACCACCCCGTCGCGAAGCTCTGGGATTATGCCTTGTTGCTGGTCCGTTACGACACGTCATACGACCTGCGCGACCGAGCACGGATGTACCGAGCTCTCCTTTCTGTGCCCCAGCTGGCGACGTTGATGTTGCTAGCACCGAAGCCAGCACCCCAGGCTCCCAGCCCATCCGAGACTCGCAAGGGCTTCATGCTCGGCTCTTCGACGCTCGTATTGGCGGGCGGAGGTGGCGTCCACGGCCTGCGCGGCTACGAGGGTCTTCCCAACTGGGTAGCGGAGGGATCGGAACCGAATCCGCGGCTGCGAGAAACGgagacgccctcggcgtacggagaagagaagagcgTGCCGGCCAGTCAAATGCTCGACAGCGCTGTCAGAGCCGGGCCGACAAAGACCAACGGCCTCGGGGCTGTTGTTGGTGCCGGTGCGGGAGCCGGCGTTGGTGTCAAGACGCTCGACGACTGGCTtgcagaggaagaaaaagaggagCAGCAAGAAGCGTTCAAGatggacgatgacgacgacgacgacgacgaagaagagtccgaggaagagacggacgctgaggatgacgacgaggatgaggatgatgaggaagacgaagaagacgaagaagaagagagcaGCGACGATGATACTAACTAG
- a CDS encoding Putative RTA-like protein — translation MSANDTTVRRPFRECTEVSQLCPVEMTVLAYYPNFGANIFFAIAFGLVVLASATIGTWKRTWTFMLFVTGGSILETVGYAGRVLLHENPWNSSAFQIQICTIILGPTFICAGIYLTLKHVSANLHPALSRIRPRLYPLIFLPADLTCLIIQAIGGGLAAAAGQTNKKLLDGGNQAIIAGIVLQVVVLMLFGATGADYWIRVRKWAHAGDHGAGDIALYRAKKFRSFIYAVAVAYACVMIRCVYRVAEMAGGWGNHIMQDEVSFMVLDGSLVLVCVTLLTVFHPGIYFPAMSVTRKARAGEKSESTTTTTSTPENVKAESGHQSV, via the exons ATGTCGGCCAACGACACCACGGTCCGGCGGCCGTTCCGCGAGTGCACCGAGGTCTCGCAGCTATGCCCCGTCGAGATGACGGTGCTGGCCTACTACCCCAACTTTGGCGCCaacatcttcttcgccatcgcctTTGGTCTCGTCGTGCTCGCCTCGGCCACCATCGGCACCTGGAAGCGTACCTGGACCTTTATGCTCTTCGTGACGGGTGGTAGCATCCTCGAAACAGTCG GCTACGCCGGCCGCGTCCTGCTCCACGAGAACCCCTGGAACTCGAGCGCCTTCCAGATCCAGATCTGcaccatcatcctcggccCAACCTTCATCTGTGCCGGCATCTACCTGACCCTCAAGCACGTCTCGGCGAACCTCCACCCGGCCCTCTCGCGCATCCGCCCGCGCCTGTACCCGCTCATCTTCCTCCCCGCCGACCTCACCTGTCTCATCATccaggccatcggcggcggcctcgccgccgccgcggggcAAACGAACAAGAagctcctcgatggcggcaacCAGGCCATCATCGCGGGCATCGTGCTGCAGGTCGTCGTGCTCATGCTGTTCGGCGCCACCGGCGCAGACTACTGGATCCGCGTGCGGAAGTGGGCGCACGCCGGCgaccacggcgccggcgacatcGCGCTGTACCGCGCCAAGAAGTTCAGGTCGTTTATCTACGCCGTCGCGGTGGCGTATGCGTGCGTCATGATTCGTTGTGTGTACCG TGTCGCCGAAATGGCGGGCGGATGGGGAAACCACATCATGCAGGACGAGGTCTCGTTCATGGTCCTCGACGGCAGCCTCGTGCTCGTCTGCGTCACGCTGCTGACCGTCTTCCACCCGGGCATCTACTTCCCCGCGATGAGCGTTACCCGCAAGGCGCGGGCCGGCGAGAAGTCCGAATccacaacgacgacgacgtccacgCCCGAGAACGTCAAGGCCGAGTCCGGCCATCAGTCggtgtga
- a CDS encoding Putative 6-phosphogluconate dehydrogenase, NADP-binding, 6-phosphogluconate dehydrogenase, domain 2 gives MRAPTTLRTFRLVQRRGFATTPRRLESYGFIGLGQMGYQMAKNLQAKLSPADEIRIFDINKTAVANLAKEMGQSQVSGAKVAVVETARDAATEADTVITVLPEPSHVKAVYASILADLPARERIFIDCSTIDPSSSREVAASVAAATASQSSPGRQSVFVDAPMSGGVVGATAGTLTFMLGCDAGRLPAIEPTLLRMGRRVLHCGPQGTGLSAKLANNYLLAVNNIATAEAMNLGMRWGLDPKVLAGVINVSTGRCWPSEVNNPVAGVVEGSPAGRDYKGGFGIGLMRKDLGLAVVAAEEAGARLELAGKATEVYAAAEAEESCKGRDFSVVYRYLGGKE, from the exons atgCGGGCGCCCACGACGTTACGGACTTTCAGGCTCGTCCAACGCCGCGGCTTTGCGACAACGCCGCGACGGCTGGAGAGCTATGGCTTCATCGGCCTTGGACAAATG GGCTACCAAATGGCCAAGAACCTCCAGGCGAAGCTGAGCCCCGCGGACGAGATCCGCAtcttcgacatcaacaagacCGCCGTCGCGAACCTGGCTAAGGAGATGGGCCAGTCGCAGGTCAGCGGCGCAaaggtcgccgtcgtcgagaccGCGAGAGATGCTGCGACAGAAGCT GATACCGTCATCACTGTCCTCCCTGAACCATCCCACGTCAAGGCCGTGTACgcctccatcctcgccgacctcccGGCAAGGGAACGTATCTTCATCGACTGCTCGACCATTGacccctcgtcctcgcgcgAGGTtgccgcctccgtcgccgccgccaccgcctcgcaGTCCTCCCCAGGCCGCCAGagcgtcttcgtcgacgcgCCCATgtcgggcggcgtcgtcggtgccACGGCGGGGACACTCACCTTCATGCTTGGCTGCgacgccggccgcctcccgGCCATCGAGCCCACGCTCCTGCGCATGGGTCGGCGCGTGCTGCACTGCGGACCGCAGGGCACGGGGCTCTCGGCCAAGCTGGCCAATAATTACCTGCTCGCCGTCAACAACAtcgcgacggccgaggccatgaaCCTCGGCATGCGGTGGGGTCTCGACCCCAAGgtgctcgccggcgtcatcaaCGTCAGCACGGGCCGGTGCTGGCCGAGCGAGGTGAACAACCCGGTCgctggcgtcgtcgaggggagCCCCGCGGGGAGGGACTACAAGGGCGGCTTCGGCATTGGTCTGATGCGCAAGGACCTCgggctggccgtcgtcgccgccgaggaggccggcgcgcGGCTGGAGCTGGCGGGAAAGGCGACCGAGGTGTACGCCGCGGCCGAAGCGGAAGAGAGCTGCAAGGGGCGGGACTTTTCCGTTGTGTATCGGTACCTGGGTGGTAAGGAGTAA